Proteins co-encoded in one Inmirania thermothiophila genomic window:
- the gatC gene encoding Asp-tRNA(Asn)/Glu-tRNA(Gln) amidotransferase subunit GatC, whose protein sequence is MSLERSDVEYIAHLARLAIREADIPGYARELSKILAFVEQLAEAPTEGVEPLAHPIDAVQRLRDDVVTETDQRALFQAIAPAVEDGLYLVPKVIE, encoded by the coding sequence ATGTCCCTGGAGCGCAGCGACGTCGAGTACATCGCCCATCTCGCGCGGCTCGCCATCCGCGAGGCCGACATCCCGGGCTATGCGCGCGAGCTGTCCAAGATCCTGGCCTTCGTCGAGCAGCTGGCCGAGGCGCCCACCGAGGGGGTGGAGCCGCTCGCCCATCCCATCGACGCGGTGCAGCGCCTGCGCGACGACGTCGTCACGGAGACGGATCAGCGCGCGCTCTTCCAGGCCATCGCGCCGGCGGTGGAGGACGGCCTCTACCTCGTGCCCAAGGTCATCGAGTAG
- the gatA gene encoding Asp-tRNA(Asn)/Glu-tRNA(Gln) amidotransferase subunit GatA, which yields MHELTVAELAAALRARSLSAEEAARHFLARIERLDARLNAFITVTAEAALAQAREADARLARGEGGPLEGVPIAHKDIFCTRGVRTSCGSRMLDAFVAPYDATVVERLRAAGAVMLGKTNMDEFAMGSSNETSFYGPVRNPWDPERVPGGSSGGSAAAVAARLVPAATGTDTGGSIRQPAALTGITGLKPTYGRVSRWGMIAFASSLDQGGPMARTAEDCALLLGAMAGFDPRDSTSVEAEVPDYRAALEAPLAGLRIGVPREYFGEGLDPAVAAAVEAALRVLEAEGARLREISLPNSRYAVPAYYVIAPAEASSNLARYDGVRYGYRCADPRDLEDLYKRTRGEGFGAEVKRRIMIGTYTLSAGYYDAYYLRAQRVRRLIRDDFLRAFEEVDLIAGPTSPTPAFRLGEKTDDPVAMYLSDIYTIAVNLAGLPAISVPAGFAHGLPVGLQLIGRHFDEARLLGAAHRFQRITDWHRRAPAGLDG from the coding sequence ATCCACGAGCTCACCGTCGCCGAGCTGGCCGCGGCGCTGCGCGCGCGCAGCCTCTCGGCCGAGGAGGCGGCGCGCCACTTCCTCGCGCGCATCGAGCGGCTCGACGCGCGGCTCAACGCCTTCATCACGGTCACCGCCGAGGCGGCCCTTGCGCAGGCGCGCGAGGCCGATGCGCGCCTCGCCCGCGGCGAGGGCGGCCCGCTCGAGGGCGTGCCCATCGCCCACAAGGACATCTTCTGCACCCGCGGCGTGCGCACCAGCTGCGGCTCGCGCATGCTGGACGCCTTCGTCGCCCCCTACGACGCCACCGTGGTGGAGCGGCTGCGCGCGGCGGGGGCGGTGATGCTCGGCAAGACCAACATGGACGAGTTCGCCATGGGCTCGTCCAACGAGACGAGCTTCTACGGCCCGGTGCGCAATCCCTGGGATCCCGAGCGCGTCCCCGGCGGCTCCTCCGGGGGCTCGGCGGCGGCGGTGGCGGCGCGCCTGGTGCCGGCCGCCACCGGCACCGACACCGGCGGCTCCATCCGCCAGCCCGCGGCCCTGACCGGGATCACCGGCCTCAAGCCCACCTACGGCCGCGTCTCGCGCTGGGGCATGATCGCCTTCGCCTCGAGCCTCGACCAGGGCGGGCCGATGGCGCGCACGGCCGAGGACTGCGCGCTGCTGCTCGGGGCCATGGCGGGCTTCGATCCCCGCGACTCCACCAGCGTCGAGGCCGAGGTGCCGGACTACCGCGCCGCCCTCGAGGCGCCGCTTGCGGGGCTGCGCATCGGCGTGCCGAGGGAGTACTTCGGCGAGGGGCTCGATCCCGCGGTGGCGGCCGCGGTGGAGGCCGCGCTGCGCGTGCTCGAGGCCGAGGGGGCGCGCCTGCGCGAGATCTCCCTGCCCAACAGCCGCTACGCGGTGCCGGCCTACTACGTCATCGCGCCGGCCGAGGCCTCCTCCAACCTCGCCCGCTACGACGGCGTCCGCTACGGCTACCGCTGCGCCGATCCGCGCGACCTCGAGGACCTCTACAAGCGCACCCGCGGCGAGGGCTTCGGGGCCGAGGTCAAGCGGCGCATCATGATCGGCACCTACACCCTGTCGGCGGGCTACTACGACGCCTACTACCTGCGCGCGCAGCGGGTGCGGCGGCTCATCCGCGACGACTTCCTGCGCGCCTTCGAGGAGGTGGACCTCATCGCCGGGCCCACCTCGCCGACGCCGGCCTTCCGCCTCGGCGAGAAGACGGACGATCCGGTGGCGATGTACCTCTCCGACATCTACACCATCGCGGTGAACCTGGCTGGGCTGCCCGCGATCTCGGTCCCGGCGGGGTTCGCGCACGGGCTGCCGGTGGGTCTGCAGCTGATCGGCCGCCACTTCGACGAGGCGCGGCTGCTCGGCGCCGCGCACCGCTTCCAGCGGATCACCGACTGGCACCGGCGCGCGCCGGCGGGCCTCGACGGCTGA
- a CDS encoding rod shape-determining protein gives MFKRLRGLFSNDLSIDLGTANTLIYARGQGIVLNEPSVVAIRRDATRGAKSIAAVGAEAKRMLGRTPGSIEAIRPLKDGVIADFTVTEKMLQYFIHKVHESRFFRPSPRVLICVPCGSTQVERRAIRESAAGAGAREVYLIEEPMAAAIGAGLPVDEARGSMVLDIGGGTSEVAVISLNGIVYSQSVRIGGDRFDEAIINYVRRNYSTLIGEATAERIKHEIGTAFPGSEVREIEVTGRNLAEGIPRSFTLNSNEILEALHEPLSGIVAAVKTALEQTPPELGADVAERGIVLTGGGALLRDIDRLIAEETGLPVVIAEDPMTCVARGGGRALELIDERGADIFALD, from the coding sequence ATGTTCAAAAGGTTACGCGGCCTCTTCTCGAACGATCTGTCGATCGACCTCGGCACCGCCAACACCCTGATCTACGCCCGCGGGCAGGGCATCGTCCTCAACGAGCCCTCGGTGGTGGCGATCCGGCGCGACGCCACCCGCGGCGCCAAAAGCATCGCCGCGGTGGGCGCCGAGGCCAAGCGCATGCTCGGGCGCACGCCGGGCAGCATCGAGGCCATCCGGCCGCTCAAGGACGGCGTCATCGCCGACTTCACCGTCACCGAGAAGATGCTGCAGTACTTCATCCACAAGGTGCACGAGTCGCGCTTCTTCCGTCCCAGCCCGCGGGTGCTGATCTGCGTCCCCTGCGGCTCGACCCAGGTGGAGCGGCGCGCCATCCGCGAGTCGGCGGCCGGGGCCGGCGCGCGCGAGGTCTATCTCATCGAGGAGCCCATGGCCGCCGCCATCGGCGCCGGGCTGCCGGTGGACGAGGCGCGCGGCTCGATGGTCCTCGACATCGGCGGCGGCACCTCGGAGGTGGCGGTCATCTCCCTCAACGGCATCGTCTACTCGCAGTCGGTGCGCATCGGCGGCGACCGCTTCGACGAGGCCATCATCAACTACGTGCGCCGCAACTACAGCACCCTCATCGGCGAGGCCACCGCCGAGCGCATCAAGCACGAGATCGGCACCGCCTTCCCCGGCAGCGAGGTGCGCGAGATCGAGGTCACCGGGCGCAACCTCGCCGAGGGCATCCCGCGCAGCTTCACCCTCAACAGCAACGAGATCCTCGAGGCCCTGCACGAGCCGCTCTCGGGCATCGTCGCCGCGGTCAAGACCGCGCTGGAGCAGACCCCGCCGGAGCTCGGGGCGGACGTGGCCGAGCGTGGCATCGTCCTCACCGGGGGCGGGGCGCTGCTGCGCGACATCGACCGCCTCATCGCCGAGGAGACGGGCCTGCCGGTGGTCATCGCCGAGGACCCCATGACCTGCGTGGCCCGCGGCGGCGGCCGCGCCCTCGAGCTCATCGACGAGCGCGGCGCCGACATCTTCGCCCTCGACTGA
- the rodA gene encoding rod shape-determining protein RodA, whose amino-acid sequence MRGGAAAELLLFLLAGARRLLRIDGALLGLLALVAAYGLLVLYSASGEDLEVVRRQLVRLGVAFAVFLAAAQVPPRHLRAAAPLAYVLTLGLLVAVLAAGEVGKGAQRWLDLGLFRFQPSELMKIALPMMVARFLADRPLPPAPRHVLAALALIALPVALIVRQPDLGTGLLVGASGLAALFLAGLPWRWMLGGALAAAAGAPLAWHFMHEYQRQRVRTFLDPESDPLGAGYHIIQSKIAIGSGGIYGKGWLAGTQSHLEFLPERSTDFIFAVLGEELGLAGELALIGLYLLIAWRGLAIAARAQDAFSRLLAGALVLTFFVYVFVNIGMVSGLLPVVGLPLPLVSFGGTSMVTLMAGFGILSAVQSHRRLLAP is encoded by the coding sequence GTGAGGGGCGGGGCGGCCGCCGAGCTCCTGCTCTTTTTGCTCGCCGGCGCAAGGCGGCTGCTGCGCATCGACGGCGCGCTGCTGGGGCTGCTGGCGCTGGTCGCCGCCTACGGGCTCCTCGTCCTCTACTCCGCCTCGGGCGAGGACCTGGAGGTGGTGCGCCGGCAGCTCGTGCGCCTCGGCGTCGCCTTCGCCGTCTTCCTCGCCGCGGCGCAGGTCCCGCCCCGCCACCTGCGCGCCGCCGCCCCCCTCGCCTACGTCCTGACCCTGGGCCTCCTGGTGGCGGTGCTCGCGGCCGGCGAGGTGGGCAAGGGGGCGCAGCGCTGGCTCGACCTCGGGCTGTTCCGCTTCCAGCCCTCGGAGCTCATGAAGATCGCCCTGCCCATGATGGTGGCGCGCTTTCTCGCCGACCGCCCGCTGCCGCCGGCGCCGCGCCACGTCCTCGCCGCCCTGGCCCTGATCGCGCTTCCGGTGGCGCTCATCGTGCGCCAGCCCGACCTCGGCACCGGGCTGCTGGTGGGGGCGTCGGGCCTCGCCGCCCTCTTCCTCGCCGGGCTGCCGTGGCGCTGGATGCTGGGGGGGGCGCTGGCGGCGGCGGCGGGGGCGCCCCTCGCCTGGCACTTCATGCACGAGTACCAGCGCCAGCGGGTGCGGACCTTCCTCGACCCCGAGTCCGACCCGCTGGGCGCGGGCTACCACATCATCCAGTCCAAGATCGCCATCGGCTCGGGCGGCATCTACGGCAAGGGCTGGCTCGCGGGCACCCAGTCGCACCTGGAGTTCCTGCCCGAGCGCTCCACCGACTTCATCTTCGCCGTGCTGGGCGAGGAGCTGGGGCTGGCCGGGGAGCTCGCGCTCATCGGCCTCTACCTGCTCATCGCCTGGCGCGGGCTGGCCATCGCCGCCCGCGCCCAGGACGCCTTCTCGCGCCTGCTCGCCGGGGCCCTGGTGCTCACCTTCTTCGTCTACGTCTTCGTCAACATCGGCATGGTCTCGGGGCTGCTGCCCGTGGTCGGGCTGCCGCTGCCCCTGGTGAGCTTCGGGGGCACCTCCATGGTGACGCTCATGGCCGGCTTCGGTATCCTCAGCGCCGTGCAGAGCCACCGCCGCCTCCTCGCCCCCTGA
- the mreD gene encoding rod shape-determining protein MreD, which produces MSETPARPRGRWVIAATLLAALVLAVLPLPEAFAPWRPRWAALILIYWCMALPHRVGVGTAWATGLFEDVLTGTLLGQHALTLAVLAYLVIKLHQRLRLFPLRQQMLAVLVLLLLGQLLDLWIRGFTGRSPETWAYWGASLTGTLLWPWVFTLLRTLRRRLRVT; this is translated from the coding sequence GTGAGCGAGACGCCGGCCCGCCCGCGCGGGCGCTGGGTGATCGCCGCCACCCTGCTCGCCGCCCTCGTCCTCGCCGTGCTCCCCCTGCCCGAGGCCTTCGCACCCTGGCGCCCGCGGTGGGCGGCCCTCATCCTCATCTACTGGTGCATGGCCCTGCCCCACCGGGTGGGGGTGGGCACGGCCTGGGCCACCGGCCTGTTCGAGGACGTGCTCACCGGCACCCTGCTCGGCCAGCACGCGCTCACCCTGGCGGTGCTCGCCTACCTGGTGATCAAGCTCCACCAGCGGCTGCGGCTCTTCCCCCTGCGCCAGCAGATGCTCGCGGTGCTGGTCCTGCTCCTGCTGGGGCAGCTGCTGGATCTGTGGATCCGCGGCTTCACCGGCCGCTCGCCCGAGACCTGGGCCTACTGGGGGGCGTCCCTGACCGGCACCCTCCTCTGGCCCTGGGTGTTCACGCTGCTGCGCACCCTGCGGCGGCGGCTCCGGGTGACGTAG
- the mreC gene encoding rod shape-determining protein MreC has protein sequence MKGLFLEGPAHGARLALLAALSLALMVLDHRQHRLDQVRAALLAVAAPVLYVARLPAEAARWSQEAVKDRRTLREENAALRARITVLEARLQRLEALERENLRLRELLGAPFQPGLRIAVAEVIAADLDPYRQQVRIDRGAGDGVQVGQAVISSAGVVGQVSFVAAGTATVTLLTDPGHAIPVEVQRNGLRTLALGTGTPDRLALPYLPNHADIRPGDRLVSSGLGGRFPRGYPVAEVVVVEPRPGRPFARVEARPSAALDRLRELLLVWPGEAAP, from the coding sequence ATCAAGGGGCTGTTCCTCGAAGGGCCCGCCCACGGCGCCCGCCTGGCGCTGCTCGCCGCCCTGTCGCTGGCGCTGATGGTGCTCGATCACCGCCAGCACCGCCTCGACCAGGTGCGCGCCGCCCTCCTCGCGGTGGCCGCGCCGGTGCTCTACGTGGCGCGGCTGCCGGCGGAGGCGGCGCGCTGGTCGCAGGAGGCGGTCAAGGACCGGCGCACCCTGCGCGAGGAGAACGCCGCCCTGCGCGCCCGCATCACCGTGCTCGAGGCCCGCCTGCAGCGCCTCGAGGCCCTCGAGCGCGAGAACCTGCGCCTGCGCGAGCTGCTGGGCGCGCCCTTCCAGCCCGGGCTGCGCATCGCGGTGGCGGAGGTCATCGCCGCCGACCTCGACCCCTACCGCCAGCAGGTGCGCATCGACCGCGGCGCCGGCGACGGCGTGCAGGTCGGCCAGGCCGTGATCTCCTCGGCGGGCGTGGTCGGGCAGGTCAGCTTCGTCGCCGCCGGCACCGCCACCGTGACCCTGCTCACCGACCCCGGCCACGCCATCCCCGTGGAGGTGCAGCGCAACGGCCTGCGCACGCTGGCCCTCGGCACCGGGACCCCGGACCGCCTGGCCCTGCCCTACCTGCCCAACCACGCCGACATCCGCCCCGGCGACCGGCTCGTGAGCTCGGGCCTCGGCGGCCGCTTCCCCAGGGGCTACCCGGTGGCCGAGGTGGTGGTGGTGGAGCCGCGTCCCGGGCGCCCCTTCGCGCGGGTGGAGGCCCGCCCGAGCGCGGCCCTGGACCGGCTGCGCGAGCTGCTGCTGGTCTGGCCCGGGGAGGCGGCGCCGTGA
- the mrdA gene encoding penicillin-binding protein 2: protein MRRRQPLRDEQAEARLVRRRLLLAGAGMGALAGGLVARLAWLQVAQHERYRTLSRDNRVRLLPVPPTRGQVYDRRGRLLAENLPAYGLDLVPEQVPDLDGTLRRLGAVIPIGEDDLERFRRLLRRRRRFEPVPLRVGMDEREVAAFAVERHRFPGVDVQARLTRRYPFGALAAHAVGYVGRIGPGELAPEDEAAYAGTTHIGKTGVERVYEPLLHGAVGYRRVETNAEGRILRTLDETPPRGGRDLHLSLDIELQRAAVEALGEEAGAVVALDPRSGEVLALASTPAFDPNPFVEGIPARDYEALRSHPLRPLFNRALDGRYPPGSTVKPFLGLGALELGLTPAARRVFCPGYYQLPNDERRYRDWKRRGHGAVDLHDAIVQSCDVYFYELAHRMGIDRIHDWLARFGFGAPTGVDLPGESEGLLPSRAWKRAARGEPWYPGETLITGIGQGFLLATPLQLAAATAALANRGLRVRPRLARASAPAGGAPQPLPAGAPEPLPVAQPENWAYVAAAMEDVVHGARGTARRIGLGAPVRIAGKTGTSQVYGLPDEEDEPPEDVPRRLRDHALFIAYAPARRPRIAVAVVVEHGGSGGAVAAPIARRVIDAWLGEIEP from the coding sequence ATGCGCAGGCGTCAGCCGCTGCGGGACGAGCAGGCCGAGGCGCGGCTGGTGCGGCGGCGCCTCCTCCTCGCCGGCGCCGGCATGGGGGCGCTCGCGGGGGGGCTGGTGGCGAGGCTGGCGTGGCTGCAGGTGGCCCAGCACGAACGCTACCGGACGCTGTCGCGGGACAACCGCGTGCGGCTGCTGCCGGTGCCGCCGACCCGGGGCCAGGTCTACGACCGCCGCGGACGGCTCCTGGCCGAGAACCTCCCCGCCTACGGCCTGGACCTGGTCCCGGAGCAGGTGCCCGACCTCGACGGCACCCTGCGCCGCCTCGGCGCGGTGATCCCCATCGGCGAGGACGACCTGGAGCGCTTCCGCCGCCTCCTGCGCCGGCGGCGGCGGTTCGAGCCCGTGCCCCTGCGCGTGGGCATGGACGAGCGGGAGGTGGCCGCCTTCGCGGTGGAGCGCCACCGCTTCCCGGGGGTGGACGTGCAGGCGCGGCTGACCCGCCGCTACCCCTTCGGGGCGCTCGCGGCCCACGCCGTGGGCTACGTGGGCCGCATCGGCCCGGGCGAGCTCGCGCCCGAGGACGAGGCCGCCTACGCCGGCACCACCCACATCGGCAAGACCGGCGTCGAGCGCGTCTACGAGCCGCTGCTCCACGGCGCGGTGGGCTACCGGCGGGTGGAGACCAACGCCGAGGGGCGGATCCTGCGCACCCTCGACGAGACGCCGCCGCGGGGCGGGCGCGACCTCCACCTCAGCCTCGACATCGAGCTGCAGCGCGCCGCGGTGGAGGCCCTCGGCGAGGAGGCCGGGGCGGTGGTGGCGCTGGATCCGCGCAGCGGCGAGGTGCTGGCCCTCGCCAGCACCCCTGCCTTCGACCCGAACCCCTTCGTGGAGGGCATCCCGGCGCGGGACTACGAGGCCCTGCGCAGCCACCCGCTGCGGCCGCTGTTCAACCGCGCCCTCGACGGGCGCTACCCGCCGGGCTCCACGGTCAAGCCCTTCCTCGGGCTGGGGGCGCTGGAGCTCGGTCTCACCCCGGCGGCGCGGCGGGTCTTCTGCCCGGGCTACTACCAGCTGCCCAACGACGAGCGCCGCTACCGCGACTGGAAGCGGCGCGGCCACGGCGCCGTCGACCTCCACGACGCCATCGTCCAGTCCTGCGACGTCTACTTCTACGAGCTCGCCCACCGCATGGGCATCGACCGCATCCACGACTGGCTGGCCCGCTTCGGCTTCGGCGCCCCCACCGGCGTCGACCTCCCGGGGGAATCGGAGGGGCTGCTGCCCTCGCGGGCGTGGAAGCGCGCCGCCCGCGGCGAGCCCTGGTACCCGGGCGAGACCCTCATCACCGGCATCGGCCAGGGCTTCCTGCTGGCGACGCCGCTGCAGCTCGCCGCCGCCACCGCGGCGCTCGCCAACCGCGGCCTGCGCGTGCGCCCGCGCCTGGCCCGCGCCAGCGCCCCCGCCGGCGGCGCCCCGCAGCCCCTGCCCGCGGGCGCGCCCGAGCCGCTGCCGGTGGCGCAGCCGGAGAACTGGGCCTACGTGGCGGCGGCGATGGAAGACGTGGTGCACGGCGCGCGGGGCACCGCCCGCCGCATCGGCCTCGGCGCCCCCGTGCGCATCGCCGGCAAGACTGGGACCTCCCAGGTCTACGGCCTGCCCGACGAGGAGGACGAGCCGCCGGAGGACGTCCCGCGCCGGCTGCGCGACCATGCCCTCTTCATCGCCTACGCGCCGGCGCGGCGGCCGCGCATCGCGGTGGCGGTGGTGGTCGAGCATGGCGGCAGCGGCGGCGCCGTCGCGGCACCGATCGCCCGCCGCGTCATCGACGCCTGGCTGGGGGAGATCGAGCCGTGA